Proteins from one Cryptomeria japonica chromosome 4, Sugi_1.0, whole genome shotgun sequence genomic window:
- the LOC131071668 gene encoding uncharacterized protein LOC131071668, with protein MKKLESDEHRSLLLFSSAVGIGSAEKCLSSNSNIKKFLESTSGEIMQAPRAENLLRVAASLGNADRAEKWIAGLSPERKKMSKMLARRLLHSRIVVFVDDLDRGQENVILQILSGVNLVLAVGKINVIFGMDKRMMEGRGLSGGKIVNA; from the exons ATGAAGAAATTGGAATCCGATGAGCACAGAAGCTTGCTTTTGTTTTCTTCGGCTGTTGGAATCGGTTCTGCAGAAAAATGTTTAAGCTCCAATTCTAAtatcaagaaatttcttgagagCACAAGTGGTGAAATAATGCAAGCACCAAGGGCGGAGAATTTGCTTAGGGTTGCAGCATCGTTAGGCAACGCAGATAGGGCGGAGAAATGGATAGCTGGTCTCTCACCAGAGAGAAAAAAAATGTCGAAGATG TTGGCAAGACGCCTCCTGCATTCAAGGATAGTAGTCTTTGTTGACGATCTTGATCGTGGCCAAGAAAATGTGATTCTGCAG ATACTTTCAGGAGTGAATCTGGTTTTGGCTGTTGGCAAGATCAACGTAATTTTTGGGATGGACAAGAGAATGATGGAGGGGCGTGGTTTATCTGGTGGTAAAATTGTGAATGCATAA